One genomic segment of Primulina tabacum isolate GXHZ01 chromosome 9, ASM2559414v2, whole genome shotgun sequence includes these proteins:
- the LOC142556767 gene encoding protein SHORT-ROOT-like, which yields MDRTSILSNEAGFLHTISNPRNNPILDQLDTQGSNFFNQPQSNNTSAASQSTDSVEASDSKWASKLLTECATAMSCKDSTKIHHLLWMLNELASPYGDCDQKLASYFLQALFCKATDSGHRCHRTLISVAEKSHTFDSIRKLILKFQEVSPWTTFGHVASNGAILEALEGESKIHIVDISNTLCTQWPTFLEALATRTDETPSLKLTIVVTTSASIVKSVMKEIAPRMEKFARLMGVPFEFKVLSGLNRLGDLTKEALGVKEDEALAMNCIGALRKVHVEERMDVIKMIQTLRPRVVTIVEEEADFSTNKNDFVKCFEECLRFYTAYFDMLEECFPTTSSEKLMLERECSRTIVRVLACDDESLIHGGDNERRERGVQWAERLRGSGFSSVGYSDDVIDDIKALLKRYRAGWSYVLPTGSVGDSGIYLSWKEEHVIWTSVWKP from the coding sequence ATGGATAGAACTTCAATCCTCTCAAATGAAGCTGGCTTTTTACACACAATTTCCAACCCCAGAAACAATccaattcttgatcagttagatACACAAGGAAGCAATTTCTTCAACCAGCCTCAAAGCAACAACACATCTGCAGCAAGCCAATCCACGGATTCGGTCGAGGCATCCGATTCGAAGTGGGCATCTAAACTACTCACAGAGTGTGCCACAGCCATGTCTTGTAAGGACTCGACCAAGATCCATCACCTTCTATGGATGTTGAATGAGCTCGCTTCTCCATATGGAGATTGTGATCAAAAGTTGGCCTCTTATTTCTTACAAGCCCTCTTTTGTAAGGCGACCGACTCTGGTCACCGGTGTCACAGAACCCTAATATCGGTTGCAGAAAAGAGCCACACTTTCGATTCTATCCGAAAATTGATCCTGAAATTTCAAGAAGTGAGCCCTTGGACAACTTTTGGTCATGTGGCATCAAATGGAGCCATTTTGGAAGCCTTAGAGGGTGAGTCCAAGATTCATATTGTTGATATAAGCAACACTTTGTGCACACAGTGGCCTACTTTTTTAGAAGCCTTAGCTACAAGGACCgatgaaacgcctagtttaaaGCTGACTATTGTCGTAACAACCAGCGCCAGCATCGTTAAGTCGGTTATGAAGGAGATAGCTCCAAGAATGGAGAAGTTTGCAAGGCTCATGGGCGTGCCCTTCGAGTTCAAGGTCTTGAGCGGCCTAAACCGGTTAGGCGACCTTACAAAAGAGGCTTTGGGGGTTAAAGAAGATGAAGCTTTGGCTATGAATTGTATTGGAGCATTGAGAAAAGTTCATGTTGAAGAAAGAATGGATGTCATCAAAATGATCCAAACCCTAAGACCTAGGGTTGTCACAatagttgaagaagaggctgattTTTCCACTAATAAAAACGACTTCGTTAAGTGCTTCGAAGAATGTTTGAGGTTCTATACAGCATACTTTGACATGTTAGAAGAGTGTTTCCCAACTACTAGCAGTGAGAAGTTGATGTTGGAGAGAGAGTGTTCCAGAACCATAGTGAGGGTTTTGGCTTGTGACGACGAAAGTCTCATTCATGGAGGGGATAATGAGAGGAGGGAGAGGGGGGTTCAATGGGCAGAAAGGCTCCGGGGTTCGGGTTTTTCATCAGTTGGATATAGCGACGATGTCATCGATGATATCAAGGCGTTGCTTAAGCGATATCGAGCAGGGTGGTCGTACGTATTACCCACCGGTTCGGTTGGTGATTCAGGTATTTATTTGAGTTGGAAAGAAGAACATGTAATCTGGACTTCAGTGTGGAAACcctaa